Sequence from the Maribacter aquivivus genome:
TTGGTACAAAGTGTTATAATTACTTAATACTTAATACTTTGTACTACTTACTAAATACTGAATAAAATGGCAAATTTAAAGGAGATACGTAATAGGATTTCATCGGTTTCTTCAACGATGCAGATTACCAGTGCTATGAAAATGGTATCTGCTGCAAAATTGAAAAAGGCCCAAGATGCTATTACGGCAATGAGACCTTATGCAGATAAATTAACTGAACTATTACAAAACTTAAGTGCTAGTTTAGAAGGTGATTCTGGTAGTGTTTATGCCGATAATCGTATTGTGAACAAGGTTTTAATTGTTTCCGTTACTTCTAACAGAGGTCTTTGTGGAGCTTTTAATACCAATATTTTAAAGCAATCGGTTAATCTAGCAGACAATGTTTATGCTGGTAAATCGGTAGATTTTGTTGCTGTTGGAAAAAAGGCAAATGACTTTCTAGGGAAACGTTTTAATGTTATCGCTAATCACAGTGGTGTTTATGATGACTTAACCTTTGATAATGTCGCTGATATTGCTGAGAGTTTAATGGCACTTTTTACTGAAGGTGCTTATGACCGTATTGAAATTGTATATAACAAATTCAAAAATGCAGCTACTCAAATAGTAATGACAGAGCAGTTTTTACCTATTGTTCCATTAGAAGAAGTTGAAGTAACTGCAAGTGCAGATTATACTTTTGAACCTACGAAATTAGAAATCATAGAACAATTGATTCCTAAATCTTTAAAGACACAATTGTATAAAGGAATTAGAGATTCATTCGCTAGTGAGCACGGTGCACGTATGACTGCAATGCACAAAGCAACCGATAACGCAACAGAAATGCGTGATCAATTGAAATTAACGTACAACAAAGCAAGACAAGCAGCTATTACTAACGAGATTTTAGAAATCGTTGGTGGTGCAGAAGCATTGAATAACTAATACTTCTATTGTATTTAATGACTGACTTAAATGTAGTCATTTAAAGCTTGAAAATATATTGAATTTAAAACCCCACCTAAAAGTGGGGTTTTTGCTTTTATAGCTTTAAGATTACTTTTTTTACCCGACTTTTGTCTTGACCATGAAATCTAACAAAACAGCCTTACTCTTTATTTTTATTACAATTCTTGTTGATGTAATAGGTATCGGTATTATTTTACCTATTATTCCCGAATTGATAATGGAATTAACGGGTGAGGGTAATCACATGGCAATTATCTATGGTATGTGGCTGACCACAGCATTTGCAGGTATGCAATTTTTGTTTTCTCCGGTACTAGGTGAAATATCCGATAGATTTGGTAGAAGACCCATATTACTTTTAGCGCTT
This genomic interval carries:
- the atpG gene encoding ATP synthase F1 subunit gamma, whose product is MANLKEIRNRISSVSSTMQITSAMKMVSAAKLKKAQDAITAMRPYADKLTELLQNLSASLEGDSGSVYADNRIVNKVLIVSVTSNRGLCGAFNTNILKQSVNLADNVYAGKSVDFVAVGKKANDFLGKRFNVIANHSGVYDDLTFDNVADIAESLMALFTEGAYDRIEIVYNKFKNAATQIVMTEQFLPIVPLEEVEVTASADYTFEPTKLEIIEQLIPKSLKTQLYKGIRDSFASEHGARMTAMHKATDNATEMRDQLKLTYNKARQAAITNEILEIVGGAEALNN